The sequence below is a genomic window from Methylotuvimicrobium sp. KM2.
TCGATGTCTAATCATAAAATCACGGTAATTCAAGTTTTGCCAGCCTTAAACAGCGGCGGAGTCGAAAAGGGCACGCTCGAAATCGGTCGTTACTTGGTCGAACAGGGGCATGAATCGATTGTCGTTTCGGCGTCCGGGGGCTTGGTGCAATCATTAATCGACGAAGGTAGCCGGCATATCGAAGCGGACATTGGCGCCAAAAAACTGTCAACGTTGAAATATATTCCGTGGTTCAAACAACTAATGCGGGATATTCGCCCGGACATCGTTCACGTCCGCTCGAGGCTACCCGCTTGGGTGGTTTATTTGGCCTGGAAAAGCCTACCTGAAAATGAAAGACCTCGACTCATTTCAACTTTTCATGGTCAGCATTCAGTCAATCATTACAGTGCGATCATGACCAAAAGCGAGCGTATCATCACCGTCTCTGAAATGATGCGTGATTACATTCTGCGCTCTTACCCCGATGTCGATCCTGAAAAAATTTCGGTGATCTACCGAGGCGTCGATACGACGCTGTATAACCCGAATTTTTTTCCCGATCAAAACTGGCTGGATCATTGGATGGCTACTTATCCGCAAACGCGAAATAAGCCGTTGCTGACTTTCGCGGGACGCTTGTCTCGCCGCAAAGGCATTGAAGACTTCATCCAAATTATCGCCGAATTGAAACGATCAGGCCTACCCCTGCACGGGCTGATCGTCGGCGAGACCTCGCCTAAGAAAAAAGAATACAGACAAGAACTCGAACGGCTGATCCACGAGAAACAATTGAACAATGACATCACGTTTACCGGCCACCGAAGCGACTTGCAAAACATCATCGCAATCTCGAAAATCGTTTTTTCCCTGTCGAAAAAACCGGAGTCCTTCGGTCGCACCGTTACCGAGTCTTTGAGCCTGGGCGTTCCGGTTGTTGGCTACAGTCACGGCGGCGTCAAGGAACAACTGGAGCGATTATTTCCGGAAGGCAAGATCGAAGTCGGAAATGTGAACGAGGCCGCCGAGGTCACTCGACAAATATTGACCGGAAGCCCCGTTTATATCAAGCGTAATGATATTTTCACGTTGGCGAGCATGTGCTCAGAAACGTTAAACACCTATCGAGAATTAATGACTGATAAAAGCCGCTCTGCTCTCGACCGCTAAAGCCCGAACATGTAATCCATGAAAAATGGGGCGTCACCATTGATCGTGCCATGGTAAATGTAAAAAATTGTTTTCAAGTTTTTAAGTTGGTTTTCAAGCTCATTCGCCGGCCAATTTCCCGAGCAGCATTGCCGACATCGTCGAGCGGCGAGTAAGTCCAGTTTTCCAGCTTTCCTCTAAAAGGCCTTGTATAGCCTTCCGATTGCATGATTTGATGAAATCGATTGAATTTATCCGAGCCGCCGTCAAGTTCTATGACATAAACCGGTTTTCCGGTCGTGCATGCTTCGGAAACCATATTGACTGAATCGGCGGTTACAAAAATCGCATCTGCCAAGCTTAGAAAACCCAAATACGGATTTTCCCCGTAACCGTCCCAAATAAACGAAGGCGTATCGCTCAGCTCTTCACGCAACACCGCTTCGACTTCGGCGTCGGTGCGCCGGGAAGTCGTCAATAAAATGCCTGCTCCGGTTTCTTTTGACAATGCCGCTAGCCTTGCACCGAGCTGCCTGCCAATTTGCGCCGTCATTCGATAACATTTATTGGAACCCCCCACCATTACGGCAATTAAAGGGCGCGGCAGGTCGGCAAATTGCGGCGCAAAATGCTCGGCGGCAAGCTTGAGACGAGTCGGTGTAATCGTATGGAGTCCGCCGATGCTGTTCACGATATTCGGACCCGACAAGCCGTCATGTCTCGGCGTAACAATGACATCAAACTTACTGTAGGCGTAGTAAGGATTTTGTATGCGAATATTGAAGGTTTTGCCGCCACTGGCTTTTTTTATTGCCAGAGCCACGGCCACCGTGCGTCGTCCGGTCCCGATCACGACATCGGGCCAGGGCGGATTGAAGTCCGAGCTACCCGCCCCCAAAAAACGCAATGGCGCAAAACAAAAACGCGACGGCAAATGCCGCCATGGCCAGGTCAAGCAAATCCGCTTTTGTTCGATTTCTAAACCTAATGCCTTGGCTAAACCAAGCGATTGGTTGTCCATTCCGGGTATTCCCAACGTCAATACCCAGCAAGTTTCAGCCTTCGTGTTCAAATGAGTTCTTCCTAATCGTTTAAATAAGCAGTGCTAAAATCAATTTTCTTTATCAAACAAAAGATTCGAATTTCGTGGCGACTCAGTATAATTAGCCTAATTAAGCAATTCCATCAATTTATACCCATCGTAGATCAAAATTCGGAGCCGGGGCGGCCAGTCAAAGCGTATATTTATCCGACGAATTTCGCCAACATTTGCCTTAATAAAACCCACCGTTCAATCAAAGCCCAATGATAAAAGAAGCACTCAAATCGTCACCCCCTATCGTCGTCAAGTTTCTCGCTAAAACGGAATCGCGCATGTTCATGCGACAATTCCCAAGAAATACAAATACTTGGGGATCATGTACCTTTAGTTTCGATCCGGACTTGGAAGATTACGATTGGCTAGTCGTCTATGACGACTTACCTAAAGTCGGCGGCGAACGTTTTTCGTTACGCGAAGAAAAGCTCCGTTGTCCTAAACAAAACACGCTGTTGATAACGACCGAACCTTCGACAATTAAAGTATACGGCAGCTCCTATACGGCTCAATTCAGTCATGTTTTGACCAGTCAGGAAAATTTTGCACTTGCGCACTATAACAGAATTTTTTCTCAGCCGGCCTTGATTTGGTTTTACGGAATCGGCAAGCAAACCGAAATTCCCTATGACCGTCTCGCGGCCATGCAACCGAACAAAAGTCTTACGATTTCGACGGTCTGTTCCAGTAAACAGCAAAAACACACCCTACACAATCAACGTTATCGATTTACTCAAGCGCTAAAAAAACGTCTGCCCGAGCTGGAAATATTCGGCCACGGTGTTCGCGACATGGATGATAAGGCTATCGCACTCGATGCTTATCGTTATCACATCGCCATCGAAAACTTTGTCGGCGATCATCATTGGACCGAAAAACTGGCTGATGCCTTTTTAGGCTTTGCGCTGCCTTTTTACTTCGGCTGCACCAATGTCGAGGATTATTTTCCGAAGGAAAGTTTCATTTATATCGATATTTTCGATGTAGAAAAATCTTACCGCATCATTAAAAACGCCATCGAAAACCACGAATACGAAAAGCGTTTACCTTTCATTCTTGAAGCCCGCCGCCGGGTTTTGGAGAGCTATAATTTATTTTCGGTTCTCAGCCAGCACATCGAACGACATCATGAACCGACAAAGTCATTAGCGCATGACATCATGATCCGCTCCCGCAAAGCGATCAATAAACAATCGTTGCTCAGCTCTGTTCGCTATTTCCATGAAAAATATCGCGTCAACCGCTACCGAAAACGGCAATTAAAAAATCCTTCTTAGGAATGTGCTTTTACATCAATAAGTTATTAGCTTAGCGCCTGGGTTTCCCAAGCGAGAGAGACTGTAAAAGTATTGGCAAATACATTATAAAAAAAATTTATTTACCATGAAGTACATGAAGGTAATGAAGAAAAAAACTTAGCAGGACGGGGTTTGCAACCCCGGCCTAAACGTTTGGACGTTGACCAAAGTCAGCCGAAATGTATAGGTCAAACCGAAACGCTTGGGACGGGTTAAATAACCCGTCCCGCAGAGGGATCGCTGCCGTCAAGCCACCATGGATGGGTTCATCCAGCCCCTAAATTCCAAATGTTTTAGTTGCTGGATCGAATTTCGATAATTTAGGGGCTGGAGTCCTCGATAGACACATCACATACCTTTTATTCTTAGACGGTTTTTCGATCAAAAGTGAGGAGTCCTTCATGTCACTTCATGCTCTTCATGGTTAGTTCGTTATATTAAATACCTTCAAGCTTGGGAAACAGAGCAAGCAAGCTTAGCCCTTCCAATATTGACTTACCCATGGACAAGGCCGTATCCAGCGCTTACTCTTTTTACCGCGAGGCCAAACTCCTTGTAGGGCCTCTAAAGGCTTCGGATGACCGTGAAACACTAAAACCCGGCAAGCAGGCGGTAATTTTGCCGGAATAAAAGGTTGTAATAACCGGTTGGGCAAGGCATGTACTTTAAAACTGCGACACCATTCTTCAGGCCACCATTCGACCTTTTCGGTTTTAGCGACCGAGCGAGTCAAATATACTTGTTCGTTAGAGACGGTTTTGTAAATTTCTTCATAACGCGACTCGAAATCGTCAAAAATATATTGATACCGGTCGATGTCGTATCGATAAACCGATGAGTTACCGATACCCTTACCCAGTTGCGTCCAATTCTCGATAATACAAAAAGCGCCCGGTTTATAGTCAAAAAGCACATCGATCGAATCGGTAATCAATAGATCGATATCCAAAAATAAAATATCGCCAGATAAATGATAAGGTGCTTCTTTTAATTGCGACGACAACGACGATAACTTACGCCAACCGGACCAAATCGCCGCATTGCCCAGTTCAATGTTAGGCAACGGCAATGCTTCTATCCCGTCGTTCATGCCGCTCGGATCGTCGGTCAAACAAACGAATCGGAAATCTCCGGTGATATTGTCATGAACGCCGCGATAAAGCTGGTTGACGAAATCGGCGCCGTATTGCGTGCCCCATTTCATGCAAAGTATTGTTTTCATTTTTCTATCCTAAGCGTGGACCGGTTTGACTAAACGTCTCATGAATTAAACCCGGAAATTATACCTTGTTATCGCCACCGATCCGACCTTTGTGCAACCGTTATGGACTCGCAGTAGGCTGGCCAACGGACCCTGAGAACGGCCCGAGAGGTTTCTATTGCCGGTTCCGACCATTAATAGCGTTATTTCGTGCCGCGTCCCGCTGCCGCATTTCAGTATAGTCGCGTGATATTTGACTTTCTTCCGAGCGCCCATCTCGTCTATTGAAGTCGCTATCGGCTTTTCTGTTTTTGCCTCGCACACCGGAAACTTGTTCTGACCGAAAAGCTTGACGCGAACGCCGGGATTCCGGTCGGTCGTAAGATGCCCGTCTCGTTGATTCGGTTTTTGGTTTATAGTTAACCACTCTTTCCGGCCTTGAGCTATTACCTGCGTTATAAGCCGGGCGGGCAGCGCGAGGCTGTGCGGTGCGCAAACGAGTAGCCTGTCGATGCCTTGTCTGAGGTTTTTGATACGCCTTAGCAACCGGCCTGTGACTTGGCACATATTTTCCCGAATTGTGCGCCGGTCGATAATCGATCGTCTTGACAACCGTCCTTCTTGGTTGTACGTAAACAGGATAAGGACGCTCAACAACATAACTGACAGATCGTCCTGTTTCGACAACCACCGGCCCGTCATACTGTCGATAAAAACCTTGCCGCGCGCAAGCCGAAACACTCAACAAAACCGACAAAATAAACAATCTTTTGATAAAGTTCATATCACACCCTTCCCTATCGTCTAAATGGTGAGTCAATCATGCATCGGAGTGGCTGAATGACAAATGAACTCCACTATTCGACATACTTCATGCTATTTTCTGCCTCATGAAAGCGATTCAGCTCGACAACCTTACTCAAATCAACCGAGACCAATGGAATAGTTTGGCCGGTCCAAACTACCCTTTTTTGCGCCATGAATTTTTATCGGCTTTGGAACGCAGCCGTTCGGCTAGCCCTGAAACCGGCTGGCAGCCCCGGCATTTGCTGATTTACGAACAAAACGAGCCGGTCGCATTAATGCCTTTGTACCTTAAATTGCATTCGCGTGGCGAGTACGTCTTCGACTATCAGTGGGCCGAAGCCTATCATAACCACCACTTGGCTTATTATCCGAAGTGGCTAACCGCTATCCCATTCACACCCTGTCAGGGACCGCGTATCGCGATCAAAACCGGCGCGGACCAACGGCATATCGCCTCATTCATTGCTTCTTACATAAAAGAAACGATCGCCGAT
It includes:
- a CDS encoding glycosyltransferase family 4 protein, which gives rise to MSNHKITVIQVLPALNSGGVEKGTLEIGRYLVEQGHESIVVSASGGLVQSLIDEGSRHIEADIGAKKLSTLKYIPWFKQLMRDIRPDIVHVRSRLPAWVVYLAWKSLPENERPRLISTFHGQHSVNHYSAIMTKSERIITVSEMMRDYILRSYPDVDPEKISVIYRGVDTTLYNPNFFPDQNWLDHWMATYPQTRNKPLLTFAGRLSRRKGIEDFIQIIAELKRSGLPLHGLIVGETSPKKKEYRQELERLIHEKQLNNDITFTGHRSDLQNIIAISKIVFSLSKKPESFGRTVTESLSLGVPVVGYSHGGVKEQLERLFPEGKIEVGNVNEAAEVTRQILTGSPVYIKRNDIFTLASMCSETLNTYRELMTDKSRSALDR
- a CDS encoding mitochondrial fission ELM1 family protein, translating into MDNQSLGLAKALGLEIEQKRICLTWPWRHLPSRFCFAPLRFLGAGSSDFNPPWPDVVIGTGRRTVAVALAIKKASGGKTFNIRIQNPYYAYSKFDVIVTPRHDGLSGPNIVNSIGGLHTITPTRLKLAAEHFAPQFADLPRPLIAVMVGGSNKCYRMTAQIGRQLGARLAALSKETGAGILLTTSRRTDAEVEAVLREELSDTPSFIWDGYGENPYLGFLSLADAIFVTADSVNMVSEACTTGKPVYVIELDGGSDKFNRFHQIMQSEGYTRPFRGKLENWTYSPLDDVGNAAREIGRRMSLKTNLKT
- a CDS encoding glycosyltransferase family 10, producing the protein MIKEALKSSPPIVVKFLAKTESRMFMRQFPRNTNTWGSCTFSFDPDLEDYDWLVVYDDLPKVGGERFSLREEKLRCPKQNTLLITTEPSTIKVYGSSYTAQFSHVLTSQENFALAHYNRIFSQPALIWFYGIGKQTEIPYDRLAAMQPNKSLTISTVCSSKQQKHTLHNQRYRFTQALKKRLPELEIFGHGVRDMDDKAIALDAYRYHIAIENFVGDHHWTEKLADAFLGFALPFYFGCTNVEDYFPKESFIYIDIFDVEKSYRIIKNAIENHEYEKRLPFILEARRRVLESYNLFSVLSQHIERHHEPTKSLAHDIMIRSRKAINKQSLLSSVRYFHEKYRVNRYRKRQLKNPS